Proteins co-encoded in one Deltaproteobacteria bacterium genomic window:
- a CDS encoding DEAD/DEAH box helicase encodes MSFEHLGLRPEILRALEGMNHKTPTPVQKEAIPRLLEGRDLLGCARTGTGKTAAFALPILQRLIPAAPQRNTGRKCGPRRQIRVLVLTPTRELCGQVTESFAAYGKHTGLKTAAVYGGVSQSRQEEALRRGVDILVATPGRLLDLESQKILHLGAVGTLVLDEADRMLDMGFLPDVRRIISLVPEDRQTLLFSATIPGEILKLAGKIMRDPVRVTVSSASSPAAENVEHLVYYVEKQDKAELLRRMLSEGAARNALVFTRTKRGADRLADQLVRANIRSEAIHGDRSQSARERALAKFKSGATRVLVATDVAARGLDIAELSHVFNFDLPAEPENYVHRIGRTGRAGASGTAVSFCGIEERALLTAIERMIRKHLKVVEDHPFRSFLRPGIPTRLDNRPARPVNARFMIPATELFRAV; translated from the coding sequence ATGAGTTTCGAACATCTGGGGCTTCGCCCCGAAATACTGCGCGCCCTCGAGGGCATGAACCACAAAACGCCGACGCCCGTCCAAAAGGAGGCGATCCCCCGGTTGCTGGAGGGCAGGGACCTGCTCGGGTGCGCCCGGACTGGAACCGGCAAAACGGCGGCCTTCGCGCTTCCCATCCTTCAGCGGCTTATCCCGGCGGCGCCGCAGCGGAATACCGGCAGGAAATGCGGACCTCGCCGGCAAATACGGGTCCTGGTGCTTACCCCTACCCGGGAGCTTTGCGGGCAGGTCACCGAAAGCTTCGCGGCCTACGGAAAGCATACCGGCCTGAAAACGGCGGCCGTTTACGGCGGGGTGAGCCAGAGCCGCCAGGAGGAGGCGCTTCGCCGCGGCGTGGACATACTCGTCGCCACACCGGGCCGGCTCCTGGACCTGGAATCCCAGAAGATACTGCATCTCGGCGCCGTCGGCACGCTCGTCCTCGACGAGGCGGACCGGATGCTGGACATGGGGTTCCTGCCGGACGTACGCAGGATCATTTCACTGGTTCCGGAAGACCGCCAGACTCTCCTGTTCTCGGCCACGATACCCGGCGAGATCCTGAAGCTCGCGGGCAAGATAATGCGCGACCCGGTACGCGTTACCGTTTCGTCGGCTTCATCCCCGGCTGCGGAAAACGTCGAGCACCTCGTCTACTACGTCGAAAAGCAGGACAAGGCGGAATTGCTTCGCCGCATGCTGTCTGAAGGAGCCGCGCGCAACGCACTTGTGTTCACCAGGACGAAGAGAGGGGCCGACCGGCTCGCCGACCAGCTCGTCCGGGCGAACATTCGCTCCGAAGCCATTCACGGAGACCGCTCCCAGAGCGCCAGGGAACGCGCACTGGCGAAGTTCAAGAGCGGAGCGACGCGCGTCCTTGTGGCCACCGACGTCGCGGCCAGGGGGCTGGACATCGCCGAACTTTCCCACGTGTTCAATTTCGACCTTCCGGCGGAGCCCGAAAACTACGTGCACCGGATCGGCCGGACAGGCCGTGCGGGCGCGTCGGGGACCGCCGTCTCCTTCTGCGGAATAGAGGAGCGCGCGCTGTTGACCGCGATCGAGCGAATGATCCGCAAGCACCTGAAGGTGGTCGAAGACCATCCCTTCCGTTCTTTCCTTAGGCCGGGCATCCCCACGAGGCTGGACAACCGCCCCGCGCGTCCAGTCAACGCACGGTTCATGATCCCCGCCACGGAGTTGTTCCGGGCCGTCTGA
- a CDS encoding Cache 3/Cache 2 fusion domain-containing protein has translation MVLIGGLAIIIPLVVTAVLLTLKAKATLEAEAEARLAGITGKVVQMCRMNEEFAQGKLGQDAKVLRELFEYGGRIIPEEGKDFSIVDHTSDLTGSLATIFRMHNTFMLRVATTVRKHDGSRAVGTTIDSDSPVFQAVKAGKTYKGRNKVVNDWCATQYDPVFVDGKVVGCLYVGVKLQDLSSLRNVLAGMRAWTTGYTYVIDSAGKIVFHPDADAEEDASRIAPVAEILKKREGSIRYTRHGQDIIASWQYFEPWDWYVVSQVPARECFSPVQSIVLFSAAALLGCMTLGLATMYSYSRKVLGPVTKLADAADRLARGDRSTQVEAEASGEVALLVESFNRLAVDLENTTVSKNYVNNILNSMIDTLLIVSPDGAIRNCNAAICSLLGYKERDLIGKSVESILGESGKSRGSIVEEVRRQGFLRNRELAYRTADGREIPMLLSASPMYGPSGGFEGVVCVAQDITIRKQAEEDLARLGMAVEQAGEAVVITDADGTIQYVNPSFERLTGYGRDEVLGKNPRILKSGKHDKDFYGTMWNILTQGKVWSGKIVNRSKDGNLFEEFAVISPVRDASGRIVNFVAVKRDLTHEIEMEEQLRQSQKMEAIGKLAGGVAHDFNNLLTVITGYCDLILYGLPKHGPWRHEVEGIKNAADRAAAVTRQLLAFSRKQVFQLKDVDMNDVVANLDGMLRRLIGEDIDLQTSLREDLWNVRIDPAQIEQVIVNTVVNARDAMPEGGKLTIETDNVMLDETYVQTHLNVKPGPYMMLAITDTGCGMDESVRSRIFEPFFTTKEVGKGTGLGLSTVYGIIKQSSGYIWAYSEPDRGTTFKIYLPRVLAGEMELPHVARGAVAAMQGGAETVLLAEDEDLVRELVIEILNQAGYTVLPAHDGVDAMRIAEKHEGPIHLLITDVVMPQMNGRELARRMLASRPDIKVIYISGYTEDAIIHHGVLDPGMHFVQKPFRPGDLVRKIREVLDATETV, from the coding sequence ATGGTGCTCATCGGCGGGCTTGCCATCATAATACCGCTGGTCGTCACGGCGGTCCTTCTTACCCTTAAAGCGAAAGCGACGCTGGAAGCGGAGGCCGAGGCCCGGCTGGCAGGGATCACCGGCAAGGTGGTCCAGATGTGCCGGATGAACGAGGAGTTCGCCCAGGGTAAGCTCGGGCAGGATGCCAAGGTGCTTCGGGAACTGTTCGAGTACGGCGGGAGAATCATCCCCGAAGAGGGGAAAGACTTCTCCATCGTGGACCACACCAGCGACCTGACCGGTTCCCTTGCCACCATTTTCCGGATGCACAACACCTTCATGCTGCGCGTCGCCACGACCGTCCGGAAGCACGACGGATCGCGGGCCGTCGGTACGACGATCGATTCCGACAGCCCGGTTTTCCAGGCGGTGAAGGCGGGAAAAACTTACAAGGGCCGCAACAAGGTCGTGAACGACTGGTGCGCGACCCAGTACGATCCCGTTTTCGTGGACGGGAAGGTTGTCGGATGCCTGTACGTCGGGGTGAAGCTTCAGGACTTGAGCTCGCTGCGCAACGTCCTTGCCGGGATGCGCGCCTGGACGACCGGTTATACCTACGTAATCGACTCGGCCGGAAAGATCGTGTTCCACCCCGACGCCGATGCCGAGGAAGACGCTTCCCGCATCGCGCCCGTCGCGGAAATCCTTAAGAAACGGGAAGGCTCGATCCGGTATACCCGGCATGGCCAGGACATAATCGCTTCCTGGCAGTACTTCGAGCCGTGGGACTGGTATGTCGTTTCCCAGGTCCCCGCGCGGGAGTGCTTCTCCCCCGTTCAATCGATCGTTCTGTTCTCTGCGGCCGCCCTGCTCGGATGCATGACGCTCGGCCTGGCGACGATGTATTCCTATTCGAGGAAAGTGCTGGGGCCCGTGACCAAGCTTGCGGACGCCGCCGACAGGCTCGCGAGGGGGGACCGTTCCACCCAGGTCGAGGCGGAGGCAAGCGGCGAGGTCGCTCTTCTCGTGGAAAGTTTCAACAGGCTGGCCGTCGACCTCGAGAACACCACCGTGTCCAAGAACTATGTAAACAACATATTGAACAGCATGATCGATACGCTGCTCATAGTATCGCCGGACGGCGCGATCCGGAACTGCAATGCCGCCATCTGTTCCCTCCTTGGATACAAGGAGAGGGACCTGATCGGAAAATCGGTGGAGTCGATCCTGGGGGAGAGCGGAAAAAGCCGGGGGTCGATCGTCGAGGAAGTCCGCAGGCAAGGGTTCCTGCGTAACCGGGAGCTCGCCTACAGGACCGCGGACGGGCGGGAGATACCCATGCTGCTCTCGGCTTCCCCGATGTACGGTCCGTCGGGCGGGTTCGAGGGCGTCGTCTGCGTTGCGCAGGACATCACTATCAGGAAGCAGGCGGAAGAAGACCTCGCGCGGCTCGGCATGGCGGTCGAGCAGGCGGGAGAAGCCGTCGTCATCACGGACGCCGACGGCACGATCCAGTACGTCAATCCGTCGTTCGAGCGGCTTACCGGTTACGGCCGCGACGAGGTCCTCGGGAAGAACCCGCGAATCCTCAAGAGCGGAAAACATGACAAGGATTTTTACGGGACCATGTGGAACATCCTCACGCAAGGCAAGGTCTGGTCGGGGAAAATCGTCAACAGGAGCAAGGACGGGAACCTGTTCGAGGAGTTTGCGGTGATTTCCCCGGTCCGGGACGCCTCGGGGCGCATCGTGAATTTCGTCGCCGTGAAACGCGACCTCACACACGAGATCGAAATGGAGGAACAGCTCCGCCAATCCCAGAAGATGGAGGCGATCGGGAAGCTTGCGGGGGGCGTCGCCCATGACTTCAACAACCTTCTGACGGTCATCACGGGCTACTGCGACCTCATCCTGTACGGGCTCCCGAAACACGGTCCCTGGCGGCACGAAGTAGAGGGGATCAAGAATGCGGCCGACCGGGCGGCCGCGGTGACGCGGCAGCTCCTGGCGTTCAGCCGCAAGCAGGTTTTTCAGCTCAAGGACGTCGACATGAACGACGTCGTGGCAAACCTGGACGGAATGCTGCGCAGGCTGATCGGCGAGGACATCGACCTGCAGACATCGTTGCGCGAGGATCTCTGGAACGTGCGGATCGACCCCGCCCAGATCGAGCAGGTTATCGTAAATACCGTGGTCAATGCACGGGACGCCATGCCGGAGGGCGGCAAGCTCACCATCGAAACCGACAACGTCATGCTCGACGAAACATACGTGCAGACGCACCTGAACGTCAAGCCGGGCCCATACATGATGCTTGCGATTACCGACACGGGGTGCGGGATGGACGAGTCCGTCCGGTCCCGGATCTTCGAGCCGTTCTTCACGACCAAGGAGGTCGGAAAGGGAACGGGGCTCGGCCTGTCCACCGTGTACGGAATCATAAAGCAGAGCTCGGGATACATCTGGGCGTACAGCGAGCCGGACAGGGGCACGACATTCAAGATATACCTGCCGAGAGTGCTTGCCGGGGAGATGGAACTTCCCCATGTCGCGCGGGGCGCCGTCGCCGCCATGCAGGGGGGGGCGGAAACGGTTCTTCTGGCCGAGGATGAGGACCTTGTCCGTGAACTCGTGATAGAGATCCTGAATCAGGCGGGCTATACCGTTCTCCCGGCCCATGATGGAGTGGATGCCATGAGGATCGCCGAGAAGCACGAAGGGCCGATCCATTTGCTTATAACGGACGTGGTGATGCCGCAGATGAACGGGAGGGAACTGGCTCGCCGGATGCTGGCTTCGAGGCCGGATATAAAGGTGATCTACATCTCCGGCTACACCGAAGATGCGATCATACATCATGGGGTTCTGGATCCGGGCATGCATTTCGTGCAGAAGCCCTTCCGCCCCGGCGACCTGGTGCGAAAGATCCGCGAAGTACTTGATGCCACCGAGACGGTGTAA
- a CDS encoding TetR/AcrR family transcriptional regulator, which produces MGGKRNAAGKKAASTESAAGAAAPAAAQDVAARKRLLKSALGLFNRKGYASASVREIVAAAGVSKPVLYYYFRNKEGIYLDLMREEFSRFDALLEASRGVGGSAAERIRRLCGGAYVLFREHIEVPRLMYAIYYGPPQGAPFFDFDAYHIKFQENVQELVEEGIRTGEFRKGDAGDMTWAVIGAVNVAMEMELCHPEIALGKEGLGRVLDVIFAGIAGDRGKFLRRAASRDRKKIRRGEAR; this is translated from the coding sequence TTGGGCGGAAAGCGGAATGCGGCGGGAAAGAAGGCGGCGTCCACGGAATCGGCGGCGGGGGCGGCGGCGCCGGCCGCGGCGCAGGACGTAGCGGCCCGGAAGCGGCTGCTGAAAAGCGCCCTCGGATTATTCAACCGGAAAGGGTATGCGTCGGCCAGCGTACGCGAGATCGTGGCGGCGGCCGGGGTCTCCAAGCCGGTCCTTTACTACTATTTCCGGAACAAGGAAGGTATCTACCTCGACTTGATGCGGGAGGAATTCTCCCGGTTCGACGCCCTCCTCGAGGCCTCGCGCGGCGTGGGCGGGAGCGCCGCTGAGAGGATCCGCAGGCTTTGCGGAGGCGCGTACGTGCTCTTCCGCGAGCACATCGAGGTGCCGCGGCTCATGTACGCCATCTATTACGGCCCGCCTCAAGGGGCGCCGTTTTTCGACTTCGACGCATACCACATCAAATTCCAGGAAAACGTCCAGGAATTGGTCGAGGAGGGGATACGAACCGGCGAATTCCGCAAGGGGGACGCGGGAGACATGACGTGGGCCGTCATCGGCGCGGTCAATGTCGCAATGGAGATGGAGTTGTGCCACCCGGAGATCGCCCTCGGCAAAGAGGGGCTCGGCCGGGTTCTGGACGTCATCTTCGCGGGAATCGCCGGTGACAGGGGGAAATTCCTCCGCAGAGCGGCGTCGCGGGATCGGAAGAAAATTCGGCGGGGAGAGGCAAGATGA
- a CDS encoding efflux RND transporter periplasmic adaptor subunit, whose amino-acid sequence MKRSLIAGSFLLSFALCQAGCSGTGAGAEGGKTPGKESGKPVVAVETTRAAASDLVEGIDVTGALSARFQSDVKSEVGGTVTDVYVAEWVRVKKGAPLAKVDARETEVLKKRAEASVEMAKAGLLEARAAANRAERELERARKLKEAGLVTQQGLDDALTQKEASAARVAAAAAQVRAAEEDVRQAATRISKAVIRAPFDGIIAERSVSPGEVVGEMQKVVFRIVDVSLLDLTVSVPSGESCSLRVGQPLTFSTDAVPGKTFAGKIKHINPTVGDADRSVKVVAEVRNGNGELKSGLYVKGRIVTGKRQGVLQVPRTSLLSWDVPGKKGDLLVVGDNVARRRAVRTGSTEGDLVEIASGLSKGEDVVTRGGFNVRDGDRVSVTMAAGGK is encoded by the coding sequence ATGAAACGTTCGTTGATCGCGGGGAGTTTCCTGCTGTCGTTCGCACTTTGCCAGGCAGGCTGCTCGGGGACAGGGGCGGGGGCGGAAGGCGGCAAGACTCCGGGGAAGGAATCGGGGAAGCCCGTCGTGGCGGTGGAGACGACCCGTGCGGCGGCGTCCGACCTCGTGGAAGGGATCGATGTGACTGGAGCCCTGTCCGCGAGGTTCCAGTCCGACGTGAAGTCCGAAGTCGGCGGAACCGTTACCGACGTCTACGTGGCGGAGTGGGTCCGCGTGAAGAAGGGGGCGCCGCTTGCCAAGGTCGACGCACGGGAGACGGAGGTTCTCAAGAAAAGGGCCGAGGCCTCCGTCGAAATGGCGAAGGCGGGCCTCCTCGAGGCCCGGGCCGCGGCCAATCGCGCCGAAAGGGAGCTGGAGCGGGCGCGCAAACTCAAGGAAGCCGGGCTCGTCACGCAGCAAGGCCTTGATGACGCCCTGACGCAGAAGGAGGCGTCGGCCGCACGGGTTGCGGCAGCCGCAGCGCAGGTACGGGCCGCGGAGGAGGATGTCCGCCAGGCTGCGACGCGCATCTCGAAGGCCGTCATTCGGGCCCCCTTCGACGGCATCATCGCGGAACGGAGCGTCAGTCCCGGCGAGGTGGTCGGCGAAATGCAGAAAGTCGTTTTCAGGATCGTCGACGTCAGCCTTCTCGACCTGACCGTGAGCGTTCCCTCCGGAGAATCCTGTTCGCTCCGTGTCGGGCAGCCGCTGACCTTCTCGACGGACGCTGTCCCGGGGAAAACGTTTGCAGGGAAGATCAAGCACATCAATCCCACGGTCGGAGACGCGGACCGTTCGGTGAAGGTCGTCGCCGAAGTCCGGAACGGGAACGGGGAACTGAAAAGCGGCCTCTATGTCAAGGGCCGCATCGTCACGGGGAAACGGCAGGGCGTGCTGCAGGTGCCGCGTACGTCGCTCCTTTCCTGGGACGTCCCGGGGAAAAAAGGCGATCTGCTCGTGGTCGGCGACAACGTTGCGCGGAGGCGTGCCGTGAGAACCGGGAGCACGGAGGGAGACCTGGTGGAAATCGCTTCCGGCCTCTCGAAGGGTGAAGACGTCGTTACCCGCGGAGGGTTCAACGTGCGGGATGGCGACAGGGTGAGCGTCACCATGGCCGCCGGGGGGAAATAG
- a CDS encoding thioesterase family protein: MKDTLKAGLTHTHKFRVPENKTVPYLYPESKAFQEMPKVFATGFMVGLMEWACIEAMAPHMDPGEGSVGTLINVTHTAATPPGMEVTVQVRCIGVEGRRTVWEIEAKDEVEAIGKGTHERFSVDFAKFNARLAKKTGGA; the protein is encoded by the coding sequence ATGAAAGACACGCTGAAAGCCGGCCTGACGCACACCCACAAGTTCCGCGTCCCGGAGAACAAGACGGTACCGTATCTTTACCCGGAGTCCAAAGCGTTCCAGGAGATGCCGAAAGTGTTCGCAACCGGCTTCATGGTGGGGCTGATGGAATGGGCCTGCATAGAGGCGATGGCCCCCCACATGGATCCGGGGGAAGGCAGTGTAGGGACCCTGATAAACGTGACGCACACGGCCGCGACCCCGCCTGGAATGGAAGTGACGGTCCAGGTCCGGTGCATCGGCGTGGAAGGCCGCCGGACGGTCTGGGAGATCGAGGCGAAGGACGAGGTCGAGGCGATCGGCAAGGGGACCCACGAGCGGTTCTCCGTCGATTTCGCCAAGTTCAACGCGCGGCTCGCCAAAAAGACCGGCGGGGCGTAA
- a CDS encoding ATP-dependent Clp protease ATP-binding subunit, which translates to MPKLSAAAGLAWQIAASEAATARHPFIEREHLVIGILSLHKALGFLRFSKAESFPAETIRGEADGVERIIGGMGITSMSFRRGVRSRLRPGYAHQFEQAVHRSEKCKAFFRRADQLAERAGEGETRASHLLGAILEDPGPIVSAVLVGAGIDPATLGKEVISGDSEESKQKVGSEEAVGVASLEEPRTSDTPMLDRYGRDITRAAREGRLMPFVDSDRTRNTLRQLLKVLLMPTKNNPVLVGEAGVGKTAIVEALAERIAMGRDRQMLGGKRLVELSMAELVAGTKYRGEFEERLTRLIDEVRSHPEVILFIDEFHTVVGAGRAEGAPMDAGNIMKPALARGELRCIGATTIAEYRRSVEKDPAFERRFQPIQVNEPSRDETLEILLGLRAHRESHFGVTITDEAVEAAVDLSTRFDPMHYMPDKAIDLLDRACADCRVPLLSRVVESEGMGPMGVAVVKPDVVARVVAEKMSLPMEVVRGGMGGITESRIRGMQEYLNRHIVGQKDAVSRVCRRLLLAHAGLGDRSRPLGVFLFLGPSGVGKTELARRMAAYLFSDERAFIRLDMSEYQEDSSATRLVGASPGYIGYEEGGQLTARIRTTPYSVVLLDEVEKAAPRVYDLFLQLFDEGKITDGQGRTADARNAVFVMTANIRVGKEMGFHAGDRAALAAGALTEARKRFRPEFLNRIDEQIVFRPLSRDDVREVLDHHLSALVEHLLNVNGVSLLVEPDAKDWLAVAGYSAEYGIRELGRVVDRYVRGPIGVLSAEGELARRAFSGIPLVLRKEGEEVRLF; encoded by the coding sequence ATGCCCAAACTATCCGCCGCTGCAGGGCTGGCGTGGCAGATCGCCGCTTCCGAGGCCGCAACCGCAAGGCATCCGTTCATCGAACGGGAGCACCTTGTCATCGGAATCCTAAGCCTTCACAAGGCGCTTGGATTTCTGCGGTTCTCGAAAGCGGAGTCCTTCCCCGCGGAAACCATCCGCGGCGAGGCGGACGGGGTGGAGCGGATCATCGGCGGCATGGGGATAACTTCGATGTCCTTTCGCCGGGGGGTCCGGTCGAGGCTCAGGCCCGGCTACGCCCACCAATTCGAGCAGGCGGTCCACCGCAGCGAGAAATGCAAGGCGTTCTTCCGCAGGGCCGATCAGCTGGCGGAGCGTGCCGGCGAGGGAGAGACACGAGCCTCTCACCTGCTGGGGGCCATACTCGAGGACCCCGGGCCTATCGTATCCGCGGTCCTGGTAGGCGCGGGGATCGATCCGGCGACGCTCGGGAAGGAAGTCATATCGGGAGACAGCGAGGAGAGCAAGCAGAAGGTCGGCAGCGAGGAGGCCGTCGGCGTGGCTTCCCTGGAGGAGCCCCGCACTTCCGACACGCCGATGCTGGACCGGTACGGCAGGGACATAACGCGGGCGGCGCGAGAGGGGCGGCTTATGCCGTTCGTCGATTCCGACCGCACACGCAATACCCTGCGGCAGCTTCTGAAAGTGTTGCTGATGCCGACGAAGAACAATCCCGTCCTCGTGGGCGAAGCGGGCGTCGGAAAGACGGCGATCGTGGAGGCTCTCGCGGAGCGCATCGCCATGGGCCGGGACCGCCAGATGCTCGGAGGAAAGCGGCTTGTGGAGCTTTCGATGGCGGAACTGGTGGCGGGAACGAAATACCGCGGAGAATTCGAGGAACGGCTCACCAGGCTCATCGATGAGGTGAGGAGCCATCCCGAGGTTATCCTTTTCATCGACGAGTTCCATACCGTTGTGGGGGCCGGCCGCGCGGAAGGGGCGCCGATGGACGCCGGGAACATCATGAAGCCGGCCCTGGCCCGGGGGGAGCTGCGCTGCATCGGCGCGACGACGATCGCGGAGTATCGCCGAAGCGTCGAGAAGGATCCCGCCTTCGAGCGCCGCTTCCAGCCTATCCAGGTCAACGAGCCCAGCCGGGATGAAACGCTGGAAATACTCCTTGGGCTGCGCGCCCATCGCGAATCCCACTTCGGCGTCACTATTACGGACGAGGCGGTAGAAGCGGCGGTCGACCTCTCCACAAGGTTCGACCCGATGCACTACATGCCGGACAAGGCGATAGATCTCCTCGACCGCGCCTGCGCCGATTGCCGCGTGCCCCTGCTCTCACGGGTGGTGGAGTCCGAAGGGATGGGGCCCATGGGGGTCGCCGTGGTCAAGCCCGATGTGGTGGCGAGAGTGGTCGCGGAAAAGATGAGTCTCCCCATGGAAGTGGTGCGGGGCGGAATGGGCGGGATCACAGAGTCCAGGATACGGGGAATGCAGGAGTACCTTAACCGGCATATCGTCGGCCAGAAGGACGCCGTTTCCCGGGTTTGCCGCAGGCTTCTCCTCGCCCACGCCGGGCTGGGGGACCGCAGCCGCCCCCTGGGAGTGTTTCTCTTCCTCGGGCCCTCGGGCGTCGGAAAGACGGAACTGGCGCGGCGGATGGCGGCGTACCTCTTTTCCGACGAGCGCGCTTTCATCCGGCTCGACATGTCGGAATACCAGGAGGACTCCAGCGCCACCCGCCTCGTGGGCGCTTCGCCCGGCTATATCGGCTATGAGGAGGGCGGGCAGCTGACCGCCCGCATCCGGACGACGCCGTACTCCGTCGTCCTCCTTGATGAAGTGGAGAAGGCGGCGCCGCGGGTATACGACCTGTTCCTCCAGCTCTTCGACGAGGGGAAGATAACCGACGGGCAGGGCCGCACAGCGGACGCCCGCAACGCCGTCTTCGTCATGACGGCGAATATCCGCGTGGGCAAGGAAATGGGCTTCCACGCGGGAGACCGGGCCGCACTCGCCGCCGGCGCGCTCACGGAGGCCCGCAAGCGATTCCGGCCGGAGTTCCTGAACCGGATAGACGAGCAGATAGTCTTCCGTCCCCTGTCCCGGGACGATGTCCGCGAAGTGCTCGACCATCACCTGTCGGCGCTGGTCGAACATCTCCTGAACGTGAACGGTGTCAGCCTTCTGGTGGAGCCGGACGCGAAGGACTGGCTCGCCGTCGCAGGCTACAGCGCGGAATACGGGATACGCGAACTCGGGCGTGTGGTCGACCGGTATGTGCGGGGACCGATCGGCGTCCTGAGCGCCGAGGGGGAGCTCGCAAGGCGGGCGTTTTCGGGAATTCCCCTCGTCCTGCGAAAGGAGGGGGAGGAAGTCCGTTTGTTCTGA
- a CDS encoding ATPase, with product MMALLGRFSPASRKNVDNETDPYIPRKSASDIGVCTRCHAIRRNKRWHLDEKEYAALTRKRGAAVPERCPACRKIADGFPSGVVLLRGGYLREHRDEILKLVRNEEKRAIGFNPLERIISIEEGNGKIEIATTDEKLAQRIGRELRKACRGTLVFKWSEDSKLLRVNWAREED from the coding sequence ATGATGGCCCTTCTCGGACGTTTCAGCCCCGCGAGCAGGAAGAACGTAGACAACGAGACTGATCCCTATATTCCACGGAAAAGCGCATCGGACATCGGTGTATGCACACGATGCCACGCCATACGCCGGAACAAGCGCTGGCACCTGGACGAAAAGGAATACGCGGCGCTGACCCGGAAGCGGGGCGCGGCGGTCCCGGAGCGCTGCCCGGCCTGCAGGAAGATAGCGGACGGCTTCCCCTCCGGGGTCGTGCTGCTTCGCGGGGGTTATCTCCGGGAGCACAGGGACGAAATACTGAAACTCGTTCGGAACGAGGAAAAGCGGGCCATCGGGTTCAATCCTCTTGAACGCATCATTTCCATCGAGGAAGGGAACGGAAAGATCGAAATCGCAACGACCGACGAAAAACTCGCCCAGCGGATCGGACGCGAGCTGCGCAAGGCTTGCAGGGGCACCCTTGTGTTCAAGTGGTCCGAAGACTCGAAGCTGCTGCGGGTAAACTGGGCGAGAGAGGAAGATTAG